The following are encoded in a window of Phaseolus vulgaris cultivar G19833 chromosome 3, P. vulgaris v2.0, whole genome shotgun sequence genomic DNA:
- the LOC137807272 gene encoding suppressor protein SRP40 isoform X1, whose translation MPATPPCNKGSSTILVFTPRQVLLSNQTMKHTAQNGTPNSKREPLHQSIARYLELRGFSKTLKKFRSEAQIEKNDLEGSPVDLEEMYLKYIEACGKDAKANINDQNEQVADVPEKNKEGKTKEKKKKRSKLVSESLANNVEDNQLESVTTVADDKGSADVSTDAKVINGSEMQKKSKSKSKKKDKRSGQSDEIAHTEEENIELSSKEMTPEEKKDSKKRKRSISEENGQQVADVKVDEENKRRKVENKNASKRGEKSTTTNENQGNDFNSNEEDILASGQVGGDQLQKASKEPTNGNFENTGGKSSVQRSQKKQQKGSVEHKPVKAAFQRVQVDKIQFTDERLQDNSYWAKDGAENGYGAKAAEILDQVRGRDFRHEKTKKKRGSYRGGYIDVQSHSVKFNYSDEE comes from the exons ATGCCTGCAACTCCACCGTGTAACAAAGGAAGCTCCACCattttggttttcacccctcgcCAAGTTTTGTTAAGCAACCAAACCATGAAGCACACTGCTCAGAACGGAACTCCAAACTCGAAGCGGGAACCCCTTCACCAATCCATTGCCCGTTACTTGGAACTCCGTGGCTTCTCCAAGACGCTAAAAAAATTTCGCTCCGAAGCGCAAATCGAG AAAAATGATCTGGAGGGATCGCCAGTTGATCTAGAAGAAATGTACCTCAAGTACATTGAAGCATG TGGCAAAGATGCTAAGGCAAATATCAATGATCAAAATGAGCAAG TTGCAGATGTGCCGGAGAAAAACAAAGAGGGTAAAaccaaggaaaagaagaaaaagagaagcaAGTTAGTTTCTGAGTCCCTTGCTAATAATGTGGAAGACAATCAATTGGAGTCTGTTACTACTGTTGCAGATGATAAAGGAAGCGCTGATGTTTCCACAGATGCCAAAGTTATTAATGGTTCTGAGATGCAGAAAAAATCTAAGTCGAAGTCGAAAAAGAAAGACAAACGAAGTGGTCAAAGTGATGAAATAGCTCATACTGAAGAAGAGAATATTGAATTGTCAAGCAAAGAGATGACACCCGAGGAGAAAAAAGAttctaagaaaagaaaaagatcaATTTCTGAAGAAAATGGTCAACAGGTTGCAGATGTAAaggtagatgaagaaaacaaacgcagaaaagtagaaaataaaaatgcatcTAAGAGAGGAGAGAAGTCAACTACAACAAATGAAAACCAGGgaaatgattttaattctaaTGAAGAAGATATTTTGGCAAGTGGTCAAGTAGGTGGTGATCAATTACAGAAGGCCTCTAAGGAGCCAACCAATGGAAACTTTGAGAACACTGGAGGGAAATCTTCTGTACAGAGGTCtcaaaagaaacaacaaaagggATCAGTTGAG CACAAACCAGTGAAGGCGGCATTTCAGCGAGTACAAGTTGACAAGATACAGTTTACTGATGAGAGGCTTCAGGATAACTCGTACTGGGCAAAG GATGGTGCCGAGAATGGTTATGGTGCTAAAGCAGCAGAAATTCTTGATCAAGTTAGAGGAAG GGATTTTCGTCATGAGAAAACCAAGAAGAAACGTGGAAGCTATCGGGGAGGCTATATTGATGTACAATCTCACTCAGTAAAGTTTAATTATTCTGATGAGGAATGA
- the LOC137807272 gene encoding suppressor protein SRP40 isoform X2, which translates to MPATPPCNKGSSTILVFTPRQVLLSNQTMKHTAQNGTPNSKREPLHQSIARYLELRGFSKTLKKFRSEAQIEKNDLEGSPVDLEEMYLKYIEACGKDAKANINDQNEQDVPEKNKEGKTKEKKKKRSKLVSESLANNVEDNQLESVTTVADDKGSADVSTDAKVINGSEMQKKSKSKSKKKDKRSGQSDEIAHTEEENIELSSKEMTPEEKKDSKKRKRSISEENGQQVADVKVDEENKRRKVENKNASKRGEKSTTTNENQGNDFNSNEEDILASGQVGGDQLQKASKEPTNGNFENTGGKSSVQRSQKKQQKGSVEHKPVKAAFQRVQVDKIQFTDERLQDNSYWAKDGAENGYGAKAAEILDQVRGRDFRHEKTKKKRGSYRGGYIDVQSHSVKFNYSDEE; encoded by the exons ATGCCTGCAACTCCACCGTGTAACAAAGGAAGCTCCACCattttggttttcacccctcgcCAAGTTTTGTTAAGCAACCAAACCATGAAGCACACTGCTCAGAACGGAACTCCAAACTCGAAGCGGGAACCCCTTCACCAATCCATTGCCCGTTACTTGGAACTCCGTGGCTTCTCCAAGACGCTAAAAAAATTTCGCTCCGAAGCGCAAATCGAG AAAAATGATCTGGAGGGATCGCCAGTTGATCTAGAAGAAATGTACCTCAAGTACATTGAAGCATG TGGCAAAGATGCTAAGGCAAATATCAATGATCAAAATGAGCAAG ATGTGCCGGAGAAAAACAAAGAGGGTAAAaccaaggaaaagaagaaaaagagaagcaAGTTAGTTTCTGAGTCCCTTGCTAATAATGTGGAAGACAATCAATTGGAGTCTGTTACTACTGTTGCAGATGATAAAGGAAGCGCTGATGTTTCCACAGATGCCAAAGTTATTAATGGTTCTGAGATGCAGAAAAAATCTAAGTCGAAGTCGAAAAAGAAAGACAAACGAAGTGGTCAAAGTGATGAAATAGCTCATACTGAAGAAGAGAATATTGAATTGTCAAGCAAAGAGATGACACCCGAGGAGAAAAAAGAttctaagaaaagaaaaagatcaATTTCTGAAGAAAATGGTCAACAGGTTGCAGATGTAAaggtagatgaagaaaacaaacgcagaaaagtagaaaataaaaatgcatcTAAGAGAGGAGAGAAGTCAACTACAACAAATGAAAACCAGGgaaatgattttaattctaaTGAAGAAGATATTTTGGCAAGTGGTCAAGTAGGTGGTGATCAATTACAGAAGGCCTCTAAGGAGCCAACCAATGGAAACTTTGAGAACACTGGAGGGAAATCTTCTGTACAGAGGTCtcaaaagaaacaacaaaagggATCAGTTGAG CACAAACCAGTGAAGGCGGCATTTCAGCGAGTACAAGTTGACAAGATACAGTTTACTGATGAGAGGCTTCAGGATAACTCGTACTGGGCAAAG GATGGTGCCGAGAATGGTTATGGTGCTAAAGCAGCAGAAATTCTTGATCAAGTTAGAGGAAG GGATTTTCGTCATGAGAAAACCAAGAAGAAACGTGGAAGCTATCGGGGAGGCTATATTGATGTACAATCTCACTCAGTAAAGTTTAATTATTCTGATGAGGAATGA